Below is a genomic region from Miniphocaeibacter halophilus.
TCTAATATTTGTTCTACTGACATTTCTAAACCTCCGTTTAATTTATATATTTAATCTTCTTTTTATTATGCTTCAACCGCTTCTTCTGCTGGTGATTCTTCATCTTTTTTCTTAGCTATTGCATCTACTAAGTATACGAAATTAGATATTGGAGCCTTAAAGCTTCCAAGTAATTTAGCTAACAATACTTCTCTTGCTGGTATAGATGCTAAATCCTTTACTGCTTCTAAATCTAAAAATTCGCCTTCTAAATAACCTGCTTTAATTTCTAGTTTTTCATGTTCTTTTGCAAATTCATTTGCAATTCTAGCTCCTGCTATAGGATCTTCTTTACTAAATGCTACTGCATTAGGTCCTTCTAATAATTCAAGAATATCTTCTAAACCCAGTTCCTTAAAAGCAAAGTTCATCATAGTGTTTTTATAAACCTTATACACTACATCTTCTTTTCTAAATCTGTCTCTAAGATCTGTTAATTCTTCTACATTTAATCCTCTATAATCAACTAATACAATCGACTTTGAAGATTCAATATTTTCTTTAATTTCATTAACTACTGATTGTTTTTTCTCTAAAACATAATCCTTCACTAAACTTTCACCTCCACTACGGCTACACATAAAAAAATCTTTCCACCAAAAGGCAGAAAGATATTATATTTATCTTATCCACCTCGGTAGGATATTTAAATCTTTCGATACCTACGGTCTTTGGTAGCCAACTATTTAATTAACATAATAAGTATAACAGAATCTCAAATTCTGTCAACTATTTTTTTATTCTTCAGAAGCTTCTTCCTCTTCTTCTCCAACTGTTGGAACGTCTGAAGCATCAACTTCTTCAATTTCTTCTTCAATTTCTTCTTCTCTTGGCTCTGATAATGTTGCTATAACTTCTTCTGGATCAACTAATACTTCAACTTTTTCGTTATTAAATACATCTAGGTCCTTAATTAATAAAGTATCTCCTATTTGCATTTCTTCAACATTTACCATTGCTTCACTTGGTAGGTCCGCTGGTAAACATTCAACTTCGATTTCATTTACTAATTGCATTAATACAGATGGTTGAACCCTTATTGAATCTCTTCCTTCTAGTACTACTGGAATTACAACTCTCATCTTCTCAGACATATCTACTCCAAGAAAATCTACATGAATATATTGATTTTTAAATGGATGTTTTTGAACTTCCTTAATTAATGCAGGTTTAGTTACTCCATCTATTTCCAAATCGATTATATTACTTGTACCAGCTCCTAAATATATTTTATCAAATTCTTTTGCATCTAGTACTATTGGCATACTTTCTTTACCTTTTGCATAAACGATACTAGGTATTAATTTTTCAACTCTTAATTTGTCTACTTTATTTTTACCTATACTCTTTCTTATTTTAGCTTCTAACTTAAATTCTGACATAATTACCTCCTGATTTATAAAGTCTTAATAACTTATTATGCATTTATAAATAATAACACAATTATACCAGGAATGCCAAATATTCCTGAAATAATTGCATTAATAGGTGTTATGGCTAAATTTAAACCTATAATTCCACCTATAGCATTAAATATAAAAAGACTCACTACTCCAATTATACCATTTATTATAATTTTACCAAAAAACTTTATGGAAGTTTTTATTAATTTAAAAAATACAAATATAAGTGCAATTATAATACAGATTTCTATAATCTTATCCATTGATTTTCTCCTTTTGATAATTCTTCTTCATATGATATTATCATATTTTTACTGCTTAAAAAGATACAAAAAATCAACAGTTTAAACTGTTGATTTTTGAATTAATTGTTATTTTCATTATTTTTAGAATTATCGGAATCTTCTTTTTTATTTGAACTTCTATTATTATTCTCTTCATTAGAATTATTATCTAGGGAGTTACTGTCATTATTGTTTGATGAATTATTATCTGCTGAAGAATTATTCTTCTCATCATTATTGGAATTGTTGTTTTCTTTTAATTCATTATTGGTGTTTTCATCTTCATTTCCAGTGTTTTTAACTAATCCTAAATATTCTTCTAATGTTTGGTTATTAGCATGTATTTCCTTAGCAGCTTTAGTACCAACATATCTTAAATGCCAAGGCTCTGCTTTTCTACCAGTTATTTCTTCTTTTCCTTCAGGGTATCTAATTATGAAACCATACTTGTGAGCATTTTCTTTTAGCCATTTATATTCTTTAGAATCAGCGAAGTTTTTACTATATTTATTATCATATTCGCCATATACATCAAAGGCCAAACCTGTTTGGTGTTCACTTGCCCCTGCTGGAACTTGAGAACCATCACTTAAATATTCACCATATGCACTAATACCTTCGCTATCATAGGAGTTGTTCTTTTGTAATTCATAACTTCTATAATCACTTGCTACTTTAATATTAACATCATCAGTTTTTGCAGCTTTTACCATAATATCAAAGTTTGTATTCGCTTCACTATTTTTACCTGCTTCATATTCTTCAGGCAAAGTATATTTATTGTTTACAATTAAAATACCGTCTATTACTTTAAGTTCGTCTTCTTTACTAATTTCAGTAATGTCTACTGTATGAACATAGCCTTCAGTACCTTGGTATTTAATTTTTGTAAATTCATCAACTGTTCCATATTTTTCCAAATATTCCCCTGCTAGAATTTCCTTTAATTCCGTTGAGGAATCATTACTATCTTCAAAACATTTAGTAGCTTTTGTAGTAACAACGAAACCTTTTAATGTTTCAACATCCGTTTCTTTGTTTTGTTTCTTTTCAGCAGGCTCTGTTGCAACAATAGGATTTGTCTTTGCGTTTCCTTTGTCTAGCCATGTTTTAAAGGCAAAGGCTACAATTACTACTATTACTATTCCAAGAAAAACTGAAATTGTTAATCTTTTTTTTCTTTTTTGTTCTCTTTCCCTTCTTGCTTTCATTTCAACTCTTCTACGTTCTTTTTCAATAGCTTGAGCGTCCATTTTTATTGTATGATCTCTAAAATCCTGTCTATTATTGTTACTTCTAGGATTTCTATGAGTCTGTTGATTCCTACCTTGTCTATTGTTCTTTTCAGAGTTTTCAGACATTGTCCTTCTTCTAGCTTCTTCATCTCGTGTAACATTTCTATTTTTTAATCCTTCTACACCTTCGTCTAAAAAACTATATTTTTTATTAATATCACTGAAACTCTTTCTTTTTTTATCTGACATATTTTTCTCCCCTTAAAACTGCAGAATATATTTTTTTTAATTCTAAAATAGAAGCTTTTTCCGAAAAATTTCTATTTGCATATCCACTAATTATTTTTTTATTAAACTTATGTCTATTATTATACATGAATTCAAGTTTATTTGCTAAATCATTTACATCTAATACATTTGCAATAGTACCATTGAATTCTTGTATGAAATGTTCACTTCCACCATTTCTAGTTGTTACTACCGGAAGTCCGCATATCATTGCTTCTATGTAAGCTTTACCATAGGTTTCAGAATGTGATGCTAGTACAAACAAGTCACCATTATTATATTCTTTAGCAATTTCTTCAATGGATTTATGTCCCTTTAAAAATACCTTATGGTTAATTTTTTCTTCTTTAATAAGTTCTTCTAATACTTCTCTGTCTTCTCCTTCTCCAAAAATTATTAATTCACTATTTATATTCCTAAAGACCCTACCATATGCCTTAATTAGTTCCCTATGTCCTTTTTCATATTTTAAATTACCGGTAGATATAACCCTATATATATTTTTATTAAAATTGTAATTGTTAAGTGTAAATACATCGGTGTTTGCAACAGTTGGGGTACATATTGGCCTTACTCCAAAATTCTTATACATTCTTTCTTGAAAAAAGGGACTTCCAACTAATAATTCATTACAATTATTATATACATATTTTGCAACTTCCAGCTTGTCTTTTCTAATATGGCTAATATCTTCTTTATTTATAGAGGAAGAATGCTCTGAGACAATTACCGGTATATTGATTTTCTTATCCTTTATTGTCTTTATAAAAGAATAGGATGGTTCTGTGAAATGTGAATGAATAATGTCTGTGTTTTTTTCTTTATTCAATATACTGTCAATTTTTCTTTTTAAGAAAAAAGCTCCTATATTACATAGAAGTTTTTGATTAATATTTCCCAATGGTATATTTATTGCATATGTTTTTATTCCATCAACTATTTTTTCTTCATATCCCCATTTTCTTTTTCTTCTAAAAGATCTAAGGTCTAATGCAACAACATATGTGTCAACACCATGTTTTTTCAAGGCTTTTGCATAAGCAAATTGATGAATTCCATTCATAGGATATTTTTTTGTAGGATAACCTTGAGAAGCTATCATTACTTTCATACTTATTTATTCCTTATATTATTATAAATTTCTATATATTCTTTGGATATATCCTTCCAATTAAATTTTTTAGCAGATTTCGCTGCATTAATAGACATATTATTATAATTTTTTAAAATTTCTTTTACCTTCTTAACTATTTCATCTACATCGTTATATTTTACATGGTAGCCAACATAGCCTTCCGGAAATTGACCGTCAAAGCCTTGCCCCTTTGAATATATAACTGGCAATCCTTGACTCATAGCTTCAACATATACTAAACCAAAGGTCTCTTTTTTAGATGGCATTATAAAAATATCATTTTCGCTTAGGGCTTTTCTTACTCCATATTTGTCAGTTTCAGCAATATGTTTAATAAATGTGTTGTTTTTAACTATTTTTTTAAAAATTGAATTTTTTAACCTTCCAACTAAGGTAAGTTTAATATTATACCCCTGTTTTATAAGTTCTTTACAAGCTTTAATAGTAGTTATAACATTTTTATTTAAATCATCTACCCTGCCAACATAAATTAGATTAGCATCTTGCATATTGCTTTTTTCTTTAATTTGTCCATTATCTAAATAATACTGATCTATTCCATTTGGTAATATAATGGATTTTTCCAGTATCTTATCCCTATCTACTTTATTTACATGCTTATTTACAGTTAAATCCCTATAGGTTGGAGACAAGAATATTACTTTTTCCGCTTCATTTAAAATTCTCTTTGCTGTATTTCTTACAAAGGGATATAGTCTTAAAAACGTAAATAAATCGGTGTTTCTCACTGCAACTATATATGGAATACCGTAATCTTCTTTAATTCTCATTGAAATATAACCATTTGAAACCAAGGAATGAGCATGGGTCATATAATACTTATTAAAATCCACTTTATTTTGAATATCCTTGTAGACCTTCTTATGTTTTACATGAAACGCAACTCTATCCAATGGTTTAAATGATTGAGAAACAATTAAATTGTTTGGTATTTCTCTTTCTATTACAGTTTTACTGGAACAAAAATATAAAATATCATGTTCAATTTTTTCATTATCAAATTGATCAAATAAATTTTGATATAAAGTTGAACCCATGTAATAGGAACAAACTTCTAATACACTATTTCTCATTATTATCCTCTATTAAATATCTGGAGTAAAATTAGGAACAATATATTTTAAATCATTTACTAATTCTAGCTTATTATTATTATGAATATCTTTTTCCAGTTTCTCTAATCCTTTATTTAAAATTTCAGTATCATGTACATAAGGTTTTTCTATAAATATTTTCTCAAATTCAGTTTTACATGAGTTTTCTTTATTTAGAAGTAATTCCTCATAAAGTTTTTCACCTGGTCTTAATCCTGTAAATTCTATTTTAATATCTTCATATGGTACAAAGCCCGATAATTCTATTAATTTTTCTGCTAAATCTAAAATTTTCACCGGTTCTCCCATATCTAAAATAAATATTTCTCCACCTTTAGCAATTGCTCCTGCCTGCATTACTAATTGGCAAGCTTCTGTTATAGTCATAAAATATCTAATTATGTCCGGATGTGTAACTGTTACAGGACCACCTTCTTTTATTTGATTTTTAAATAAAGGTATTACCGATCCATTAGAACCTAGCACATTACCAAATCTTACTGCAACAAAATCCGTTTTAGATTTTTCATTCATTGTCTGAACCATTATTTCACAAACACGTTTTGTACATCCCATAATAGAAGTAGGATTTACAGCCTTATCTGTTGAAATATTTACAAATTTATCTATTCCAAACCTATCAGAACATTTTAAAAGGTTTAATGTTCCAAATATATTGTTTTTAATTGCTGAAACCGGAGAGTCCTCCATTAAAGGAACATGCTTATGAGCAGCAGCATGGAACACTACATTTGGTTTGTATTTATCAAATACATATTCCATTCTTTCCATTTCCCTAATATTTTCTATTAATACTACTATTTGAGGGTCTTCATAAGTTCTCTTTATTTCATTTTGAATATCATATATATTATTTTCATAAAAATCTAACATTACAAGTTGTTTTGGATTATATTTAATAATTTGCCTACATAACTCTGAACCAATAGAGCCACCTGCACCTGTAACCAATATGACTTTATTTTCAATAAATTCCGACAATGAATTGTCATCGAGTTTTATTTCATCTCTACCTAATAAATCTTCTATTTCCACTTCTCTTATAAGATTTAAATCAAATTTATCCTCTTCTATTACCTTATAATAGCCGGGAATTATTTTTGTCTTAATTTTTGTCTTATTTGCTATTTCCAATATTTCCTTTTGTTGTACTTCAGGTATTGACGGCATAGCTACAAGTATTTCATCAATTTTATAATCCTTTACAACCTTAGGAATATCATGTCTTGTACCAACAACTGGTATACCCTTTATGATTTTATTCTTTTTCTCTGGAGCATCATCTATAAAAGCTACGGGAATTGAAGCAATTTCTTTATGTTTTCTTAATTCTTTAAGAGCTAAGACTCCAGCTTCTCCTGCTCCTACTATTAAGGTTCTTTTAATTTGAGAAGTTGGTTTTTTACCGTTTTTAAACCCTTTTGACAAAAACACATCCCTTGCCCTAGAAAATAATCTTACACCGGAAATTAGCACCGTTTCAAATAAAAGTGCCATTACATATATTGATCTTGGAATCTCTCTATCTATTAAAGTTATAAATACAATCGCTGTAGCAACACTAGCAAAAACAACGGCCCCTATTACCTTTAAAAACTCTTCAATACTTGCGTATCTCCACATGGTTTTATAAAGACCAAAAAAATAAAATATTACTATTTGTAATAATGTTATATAGATGGCGTATTTAAAATAACTATTTAAATATATTTCCGGAGTTTTACCATCAAAACGTAGTACAAGTCCTAATAAATAACTAAAATTTATTAATATAATATCTAATATTATTAAACCTAATGTTCTTAAATATCTCATAATTTACACTTCTTTTTCTTTAATAATTTTTTTATATACTTCATCAACATAGTTGAAATTATCAACAATATCAAATTTTTCTAATACATATTCTCTAGCTTTTTTACCCATATTTTTTCGTAATTCTTCATCATAATACAATTTTTCTAAAGCATCTGCTATTTGTTCAGCATTTTTCGGCTCAACAATTAAGCTGGTTTCACCTGGCTTAGTTGCTTCAGGTAGTCCTCCAACATTAGTTACTATTGTTGGAATACCACAAGCTTGGGCTTCAACTGCCGCTACACCGAAACTTTCTTGAGTTGAAGGAAATACTGCAACATCCATTTTATTAAATGCTTTTACAACATTTTCCTGGTCTAAAAAGCCTAAAAATTCCACTTGTTTTTCCAAGTTTAAGTCTTTAGTTAATCTTTTAAGATTTTCTTCCTCTTTTCCTTTTCCCCCTAGTAAAAGTTTAATATTTTCATCTTTAATTTTATCAACAAAAATTTTAAATCCCTTAATCAGATAATCTAAGGAGTATTTCTCATAAAATGATTTTACCGTTCCAACAGTAAAATCATCGTATCTTTCAACTTTCCTAGGAGTGTATATATTAATATCAACTCCAAAATAAGTTACAAGTATATTCTTATTTGTATATTTCAAAATCTCTTTTTTCATATCCTTTGATGTAGACATAATATAATCCGCTGATTTAATATTATGCTTTAACATAAATTTATGTATAGCAGATCTATTTGGAAAGTCATAGACATCTGAACCCCAAAAAGATAATATATATGGATGAATATTTAACATCGATGCTAATATTCCATAACTTGTTGCATAATGTGCATGAATAATATCTGGATTTTCCTCTTTAATAATTTTTTTTACTTTTCTAATTTTTGTTGTATAGTTAAATAATTTATTTATATCACTTTTTAATATTAAATCCTTCATTCCAAAGGAGTAAACTTTACATCCTTCTATGACTGCATCCCCTAAAGAAATTATTATAATCTCATAACCTTTACTTAAAAAGAAATCACACCATTTCCTTGTGTGGGCGCTAGTTGCATCTGCAAGATAGCATATTTTCATAACTTTCTCCTATTTCCTAATCTATATATGATTATAGCATACATAATTCTATGTAAAAATAGAAAAAGCCCTGTTATGCAACAGAGCTTTATTTATTAATCAGCGCTATATGGTAGCAATGCTACTTGTCTAGCTTTTTTAATTTCTTCAGTTACTGCTCTTTGATGCTTAGCACAACAACCAGTTACTCTTCTAGGAAGAATTTTTCCTCTTTCGCTAACAAATTTTTTTAAATTGTTAACATCTTTGTAATCTATGGTTTTGTTTTTATCAGCACAAAAAGCACAAATTTTCTTTCTAGGTCTATATCTTCTTTGCACTTAAAGTCCTCCTATATTAAAACGGTATATCTTCATCATTTAATGGGAAGGCATCGTCACCTAACCCAAAATTATCATCACTAACATCTTGATTAAAACCTGCATTTTGGTTATAGTTATTAACTTGATTAAATCCTGTATTCATACCTTGTCCTGAAGAAGGATTACTTCCTATGAACTCTACTCTTTCTGCGACTACATCAGTTCTATAAACTCTATTGCCATCTTGACCATCATAAGAACTTGTTTGTATTCTTCCTTGAATAGCAACTTGCCTTCCTTTAGACAAATAATTAGCAACTAATTCTGCAGTTTTACCCCAAGCAATACAACCAATAAAATCAGCTGTTGGTTGCCCCTTTTGTTCCATTTCCATTTTTTTATCTCTAGATAAACCTCTGTCAACTGCTAGTGTAAATCTACACATAGCCACTCCAGTTCCTGCAGTATATCTTAATTCAGGATCTCTTGTAAGTCTACCAATCAATATAACATTATTCAAGTTAATTCCTCCTACCTATGCATCTTTTCTTACAAACATATAACGAATGATTGCATCAGATATTCTACTTCTTCTTTCTATCTCTGTAATCAACTCAGGATTAGCTTCAAAATCTACAATATAATAGTATCCTTCTTTAATATAGTCAATTTCATAAGCTAATTTTCTTTTACCCCAGTCTGAAATTTCAGAGATTTTACCGTTCGATTCTATAGTTTCTTTTATACGATCAAAAGCTTGATTTCTTGCTTCATCTTCCAAATCTGGTTTAAATACTAAAACACCTTCGTATTTTCTCATTAAATACACCTCCTTCTGGTCTCTGGCCACTTTACGTAGCAAGGATTACCTAAGTATATTACCATATAAGTAATAATTTTACAAATTAATTTTCATAAAGATTATGTAATATTTATAATAAATGGTATACTAAAAAATATACATTATGGAGGTAATTCATGAAACATAATTTTATTCCAGAAATTAAATCTAACCTTAGAACTCGTTCAGTTAAGGTTCCTAATGTCATTAGAAAATGTAGTGGTATTATTATTTTAAATAAAAGAATAAAATCCTTGATTTTTTCTACAGATGTTGCTGTAATCCAAAATAGTAATCCTGATGCCGTTATGGCAGTTTATCCATTTACACCAACTTTAACCATTACCCAGGCACTTTTATCTTCTTCTTTCACTCCCTTATTTATAGGAGTAGGAGGAGGTTTAACATCTGGTGAAAGATCTTTAACACTAGCCCTTCAAGCTGAATTACTTGGAGCATATGGTGTAGTTGTAAACGCACCTATGCAAAATGATACCTTGGCCTTAATAGCTGAATCCTTAGATATACCAATAGTAGCTACTATTGTTTCTGAAAATGATGATTTTGAAGGAAAGGCAAAGGCAGGTGCAAATATCTTTAATATTTCCGGTGGAAAAAATACAATAAATATAGTTAGAAAAGCTAGAAATATATTTGGTCCTGAATTTCCTATAATAGCAACTGGTGGAAAAACAGATGAACAAATAGAGGCAACTATTGATGCTGGTGCAAATGCAATTACATATACACCTCCATCAAGTGCAGAAATTTTTGCAGAAGTAATGAGAAAATATAGAGAAGATAAAAAATAAACCCATAAAAATGGGTTTATTTCAGATTGAAGACAAAAGGCATTTTAGAATTTATCAATAATCTAAAATGCCTTTTTAAAATTCTGAAATTTGAAATATTTTTCAAATCTTCAAATAAAACATGTAATTCGGAAGAATTCTTATACCTTTTCCATATGATTTTTGCCAACTTCTTTAAATTCATGCACCCAAATAAGAGGTATAGTTCATTTTTAACTCTTTCTAAACCCCTATGTAATGTGTATCGCATCCCATGTAATTCTTTTGCATCAGCGAAAACTCTCTCTATTGTTTCTTTCCTTCTTCCATATTTTTCTTTAAATCCTTTAGTATGTCTAATATCTTCGCATTTTTCTATGTATTCTTCCCAGATATGACGAGTTACTACTTTTTGATTATTCTTACTTTCTGTACAATTTTTGACATATTTACAGTTTTTACAATCGTTAGGATTACTTTTATATTCTTGATATCCATTTCTATTGGTTGTACTATATTTTAATATTTTGTTATTTGGACATATATAACAATCATAATATTCATCATAAACATATTCATATTTTTTATAGAACCCTTTTTTTGTCATTGGTCTTTTATATGGTAATAATGGTATTTTATCATTATCAAGTATTTGTTTTGCTATTGCCGGTGTTTTATATCCTGCATCAATTGCTATGTATTTATTACTTTTATATTTATTCTTTATTCTCTCATATAATATAGGAAATACTGTTGAATCATGTTTATTTCCTGAGGTTACTTCAAAATCAAGTATTATTCCATAATCATTACACGCTGTATTTGATAAATATGCAAATACTTTTTTATGCTCTCCTTTATGAAATATTCCACAATCTGGGTCATTTTTACTTACTGTTATTTCTTTTGTTTTGATTTCTTCGTTTTTTTTTAATGGTTTTTTATTATGATTTTTTCTATCTTCATTTATTTCTTTTTCTAATATGTCTTGGTAATATTTAACAGATTCTTCTACTTCTATGGTTTCTTTATTATGTATATTTGCATTTGCCTTTATATGAGTTCCATCTATGTATATATTTTCTTCTGTAAGTAATCCACATTTAGCTATTTCATTTAAAATTCTGAAAAATATTTGTTCAAAAATATCTGTTCCTTTAAATCGTCTTTGATAATTTTTACTAAAGGTTGAGAAATGTGGTATTTTCTCAGTTAATCCATATCCTAAGTACCATCTATATGCTGCATTAACTTCTATTTCTTTTATTGTTTGTCGCATAGACCTAATTCCAAATGTATATTGGATAATATTTAATTTTATTAAAACAACAGGATCTATACTTTCGGCTCCTGTTTTAGAATAAAGATCTTTTACTAAATCGTAGATAAAGCTTAAATCAATAACTTGATCCAGTTTTCTTACCAAATGATCTTGTGGAACTAATGAATCTAAACTTAATATCTCTATTTGTGTTTTACTTATCTTGTCTTTTTTACCCATCATTTTTATCACCCTATATTATTTTTACCCATTTTAAAAGGCTGCTGACAATTTCATTGTCAACAGCCTGAAATAAACCCATAAAAATGGGTTTAT
It encodes:
- a CDS encoding IS1182 family transposase, with amino-acid sequence MMGKKDKISKTQIEILSLDSLVPQDHLVRKLDQVIDLSFIYDLVKDLYSKTGAESIDPVVLIKLNIIQYTFGIRSMRQTIKEIEVNAAYRWYLGYGLTEKIPHFSTFSKNYQRRFKGTDIFEQIFFRILNEIAKCGLLTEENIYIDGTHIKANANIHNKETIEVEESVKYYQDILEKEINEDRKNHNKKPLKKNEEIKTKEITVSKNDPDCGIFHKGEHKKVFAYLSNTACNDYGIILDFEVTSGNKHDSTVFPILYERIKNKYKSNKYIAIDAGYKTPAIAKQILDNDKIPLLPYKRPMTKKGFYKKYEYVYDEYYDCYICPNNKILKYSTTNRNGYQEYKSNPNDCKNCKYVKNCTESKNNQKVVTRHIWEEYIEKCEDIRHTKGFKEKYGRRKETIERVFADAKELHGMRYTLHRGLERVKNELYLLFGCMNLKKLAKIIWKRYKNSSELHVLFEDLKNISNFRILKRHFRLLINSKMPFVFNLK